In a single window of the Carassius carassius chromosome 26, fCarCar2.1, whole genome shotgun sequence genome:
- the nrcama gene encoding neuronal cell adhesion molecule a isoform X1 encodes MDRKRSCTLCGGAVMLLLLGHMTTALEVPLDPKVLEGLPQPPTITHQSPKDYIIDPRENIIIHCDAKGKPHPSFSWTRNGTHFDVEKDSKVIMKPNSGTLVIDISGEKAEAYEGVYQCIARNEHGSAMSNNIVIRQSRSPLWSKEKIEPITVQRGMSLVLQCRPPAGLPPPIIFWMDNNFQRLPQNSRVSQALNGDLYFSNVLIEDTRNDYICYARFPHTQTIQQKQPITVNVLDIEAMNDTVLAAFLNGSDFWGDSPSGERAPTFMNPPETHSNTMVLKGDMLQLECIADGLPTPDISWSKVNGELPSGRFSFHSFQKTLKITEVTEADGGDYRCLAKNRLGSNNHIITVVVRAAPFWISAPQNLILAPKESGMLICRAEGNPKPTVTWSVNGIPIENSHKDPSRKIENGNIILSDVRTGSSSVYQCNASNEYGYLLANAFVSVLAEPPRVLTPPNHLYSVVTNSRALLDCASFGSPLPKITWFKDSQRIEDGDSYIIHKNNTLEINVARPLNSGKYTCIASNSLGNKENHVYLEVKEATRIIRQPGYKVVQRNRMAVFECEVKHDPSLFPSMIWLKDNMELPDDTRFEVGSDSLTIHDVREDDEGNYTCIRNTTLDQDSASAMLTVVEATPTPPIIMDQPDPPTDLELTDQRERSVQLTWTPGDENNSPIQSFLIQYEDSLHEPEVWVNMTEVSGTSTTAHLELSPYVYYSFRVLALNDVGLSEPSAPSRQYRTNPARPDVNPSDVKVIGMSPDSMTITWRELTGLESNGPGLQYKVSWRQKDLDQQWTSLNLANVSQYVVTGTPTFAPYEVTVQAVNDYGHGPRPGVAQGYSGEDLPTVAPENLKVSVQSGTVAEVHWDAVPLSTVRGRLNGYKVSYWKIRSLQKQDPEPVKPQELIFHGSELEGLLIDLHPYSQYTLNIRAFNGKGDGPTSSNHIFETPEGVPGPPADLKIQNLNLDSLIVKWMPPVENNGHLTGYLLKFQPINTTDELGPLKELLLAANETSITLENLKHSTHYKFYLNAMTVKGSGPTVTKEGFTMVDEALIRHPAVEAGKGSAPPSPPPAPPVTQSFQPPFRKATPVGRMFRSVNSSVEEDHAVISWEYSGPDGNVYVEYVVDNSKEPWKTEFVNGTRTYQIKGLKPGMSYRVRVVAKDHSDATVHSTEELLITVPAMTSKQVDIATQGWFIGLMCAIALLILVLLIVCFIKRNKGGKYPVKEKEDAHQDPEIQPMKEDDGTFGEYSDTEDHKPLKGSRTPSNGTVKKDDSDDSLVDYGEGGDGQFNEDGSFIGQYSGKKEKDTAEGNESSEAPSPVNAMNSFV; translated from the exons ATGGACAGGAAGAGGAGTTGCACGCTCTGTGGAGGAGctgtgatgctgctgctgctgggtcACATGACCACTGCATTAGAAGTGCCTCTAGACC CTAAAGTTCTGGAGGGAT TGCCTCAGCCTCCCACAATAACTCATCAGTCCCCAAAGGATTACATCATCGACCCTCGGGAGAACATCATTATCCACTGCGACGCCAAAGGAAAGCCTCATCCCAG CTTTTCATGGACACGTAATGGCACTCATTTCGATGTTGAAAAGGATTCCAAAGTTATCATGAAGCCCAACTCAGGCACTCTGGTCATTGACATCAGCGGAGAGAAGGCAGAGGCGTATGAGGGTGTTTACCAGTGCATCGCCCGCAACGAGCATGGATCTGCCATGTCCAATAACATTGTCATCCGTCAGTCCA GGTCCCCCTTGTGGTCAAAGGAGAAAATTGAGCCAATCACGGTGCAGAGGGGAATGTCTCTAGTGCTGCAGTGCAGACCCCCAGCTGGCCTGCCCCCTCCAATCATCTTCTGGATGGATAACA ATTTCCAGAGACTTCCCCAAAACAGTCGTGTATCCCAGGCTTTAAACGGAGACCTGTATTTCTCCAACGTGCTCATTGAGGACACCAGAAACGACTACATCTGCTATGCCCGCTTCCCACACACTCAGACTATCCAACAGAAACAGCCCATCACCGTCAACGTACTGGACA TTGAAGCTATGAATGACACTGTGTTGGCAGCTTTTTTGAATGGCTCAGATTTTTGGGGTG ACAGTCCATCTGGGGAGAGAGCGCCCACTTTCATGAACCCACCAGAAACACACAGTAACACCATGGTCCTGAAAGGAGACATGCTGCAGCTGGAATGCATCGCTGATGGCCT TCCAACGCCAGATATCTCCTGGAGCAAGGTGAATGGGGAGCTGCCAAGCGGCCGTTTTTCATTTCACAGCTTCCAGAAAACTCTGAAGATAACGGAGGTGACAGAAGCCGATGGGGGAGATTACCGGTGTTTAGCCAAGAATCGCCTGGGGAGCAACAATCACATCATCACTGTAGTGGTCAGAG CGGCTCCCTTTTGGATCAGTGCCCCTCAGAACCTCATCCTGGCCCCTAAAGAATCTGGAATGCTCATCTGCCGGGCAGAAGGCAACCCTAAACCCACGGTCACATGGTCTGTCAACGGAATTCCCATTGAAA ACTCACACAAGGATCCCAGTCGGAAAATCGAAAATGGCAATATCATCCTCAGTGATGTTCGGACCGGCTCGAGCTCTGTTTACCAGTGCAACGCCTCCAATGAGTACGGTTACCTGCTGGCCAATGCCTTTGTCAGTGTCTTGG CTGAACCTCCGAGGGTGCTGACTCCTCCAAATCATCTATACTCAGTCGTCACTAACAGTAGGGCTCTGTTAGACTGTGCTTCATTTGGCTCGCCACTTCCAAAGATCACATG GTTTAAAGACAGTCAGCGCATAGAGGATGGCGACTCGTACATCATTCATAAAAACAATACCTTAGAGATCAATGTGGCTCGGCCACTAAACAGTGGCAAGTACACCTGCATTGCCTCAAACAGTCTTGGAaacaaagaaaatcatgtttaccTGGAAGTGAAAG AGGCTACACGGATCATCAGACAGCCTGGGTATAAAGTTGTCCAGAGGAACAGAATggctgtgtttgagtgtgaagTCAAACATGAcccctctctctttccctccatGATATGGCTCAAAGACAATATGGAGCTTCCCGACGACACTCG atttgAGGTGGGCTCTGACAGTCTGACTATACATGACGTGAGAGAGGACGATGAGGGCAACTACACCTGCATCAGAAACACCACCCTTGACCAAGATTCAGCCAGCGCCATGCTCACAGTAGTCG AGGCCACACCAACACCACCTATAATAATGG ACCAACCAGACCCGCCCACAGACCTGGAGCTGACAGACCAACGAGAGCGCAGTGTTCAGCTAACATGGACCCCTGGAGATGAAAACAATAGTCCTATTCAAT CgttcctgatccaatatgaagatTCGCTCCACGAGCCTGAAGTATGGGTCAATATGACTGAAGTCTCAGGTACCAGCACCACAGCACACCTGGAGCTCTCCCCGTATGTGTATTACTCCTTCAGGGTCCTGGCACTCAATGACGTGGGTCTGAGTGAACCCAGCGCTCCATCCAGACAGTACAGGACCAATCCTGCAC GGCCTGACGTCAATCCATCAGATGTTAAAGTCATTGGAATGTCACCTGACAGCATGACAATAACTTGGAGG GAGCTGACCGGGCTGGAGTCGAACGGTCCGGGCCTACAGTACAAGGTGAGCTGGAGACAGAAAGATCTGGATCAGCAATGGACTTCACTCAATCTGGCCAATGTCTCGCAATATGTGGTGACAGGAACGCCCACTTTTGCACCCTATGAAGTCACCGTGCAGGCGGTCAATGACTACGGTCATGGTCCCAGACCAGGCGTAGCACAGGGATACTCAGGAGAAGACT TACCAACTGTGGCCCCAGAGAACTTAAAAGTTTCGGTTCAGAGTGGGACAGTGGCTGAAGTGCACTGGGATGCTGTTCCTCTGTCAACAGTACGAGGGCGACTGAATGGATATAAG GTGAGTTACTGGAAAATAAGAAGCCTGCAGAAGCAAGACCCTGAGCCTGTGAAACCACAGGAGCTCATCTTCCACGGGAGTGAGCTGGAGGGTCTTCTGATCGACCTTCATCCCTACAGCCAGTACACCCTCAACATAAGAGCCTTCAACGGGAAAGGAGACGGACCCACCAGCTCTAATCACATATTTGAAACACCAGAGGGAG ttCCTGGGCCTCCTGCAGATTTAAAAATCCAAAATCTGAACCTGGACTCATTGATTGTGAAGTGGATGCCACCTGTAGAAAATAACGGTCACTTGACAGGATACTTGCTCAAATTCCAGCCTA TCAATACAACAGATGAACTTGGGCCGCTCAAAGAGCTGCTTCTAGCAGCAAACGAGACCAGCATCACTCTGGAAAACCTCAAGCACAGCACTCACTACAAGTTCTATTTGAACGCCATGACTGTCAAGGGCTCTGGTCCCACTGTCACAAAAGAGGGCTTCACAATGGTGGACGAAG CATTAATTCGGCATCCCGCAGTAGAGGCGGGTAAAG GCTCAGCCCCCCCTTCACCACCACCAGCCCCCCCTGTTACTCAATCATTCCAGCCCCCGTTTCGCAAGG CGACTCCTGTTGGTCGGATGTTTAGGAGCGTGAACTCCTCGGTGGAGGAGGACCATGCTGTGATAAGCTGGGAATACTCGGGGCCGGATGGGAATGTTTATGTGGAATATGTTGTTGATAACA GTAAAGAACCCTGGAAAACAGAGTTTGTAAATGGCACTCGGACATATCAGATTAAAGGACTTAAGCCCGGGATGTCCTATAGGGTTCGGGTGGTTGCCAAAGACCACTCGGATGCTACGGTCCACAGTACAGAGGAGCTGTTGATTACAGTTCCAG CCATGACTAGCAAGCAGGTTGACATAGCCACGCAGGGCTGGTTTATCGGACTGATGTGTGCCATTGCTTTGCTGATCCTGGTGCTCCTCATCGTTTGCTTTATAAAGAGGAACAAAGGAGGCAAATACCCAG TAAAGGAAAAAGAAGATGCCCATCAAGACCCAGAAATCCAGCCCATGAAAGAGGATGATGGGACATTTGGGGAGTACAG TGACACGGAGGATCACAAGCCCTTGAAAGGCAGCCGGACCCCATCCAATGGGACGGTCAAGAAGGACGACAGTGACGACAGCCTGGTGGATTATGGCGAGGGAGGAGACGGCCAGTTCAATGAGGATGGCTCATTCATCGGCCAGTACAGTGGGAAGAAGGAAAAAGACACGGCGGAGGGCAACGAGAGTTCGGAGGCCCCTTCTCCGGTCAACGCCATGAACTCCTTTGTGTAA
- the nrcama gene encoding neuronal cell adhesion molecule a isoform X4 has protein sequence MDRKRSCTLCGGAVMLLLLGHMTTALEVPLDPKVLEGLPQPPTITHQSPKDYIIDPRENIIIHCDAKGKPHPSFSWTRNGTHFDVEKDSKVIMKPNSGTLVIDISGEKAEAYEGVYQCIARNEHGSAMSNNIVIRQSRSPLWSKEKIEPITVQRGMSLVLQCRPPAGLPPPIIFWMDNNFQRLPQNSRVSQALNGDLYFSNVLIEDTRNDYICYARFPHTQTIQQKQPITVNVLDIEAMNDTVLAAFLNGSDFWGDSPSGERAPTFMNPPETHSNTMVLKGDMLQLECIADGLPTPDISWSKVNGELPSGRFSFHSFQKTLKITEVTEADGGDYRCLAKNRLGSNNHIITVVVRAAPFWISAPQNLILAPKESGMLICRAEGNPKPTVTWSVNGIPIENSHKDPSRKIENGNIILSDVRTGSSSVYQCNASNEYGYLLANAFVSVLAEPPRVLTPPNHLYSVVTNSRALLDCASFGSPLPKITWFKDSQRIEDGDSYIIHKNNTLEINVARPLNSGKYTCIASNSLGNKENHVYLEVKEATRIIRQPGYKVVQRNRMAVFECEVKHDPSLFPSMIWLKDNMELPDDTRFEVGSDSLTIHDVREDDEGNYTCIRNTTLDQDSASAMLTVVEATPTPPIIMDQPDPPTDLELTDQRERSVQLTWTPGDENNSPIQSFLIQYEDSLHEPEVWVNMTEVSGTSTTAHLELSPYVYYSFRVLALNDVGLSEPSAPSRQYRTNPARPDVNPSDVKVIGMSPDSMTITWRELTGLESNGPGLQYKVSWRQKDLDQQWTSLNLANVSQYVVTGTPTFAPYEVTVQAVNDYGHGPRPGVAQGYSGEDLPTVAPENLKVSVQSGTVAEVHWDAVPLSTVRGRLNGYKVSYWKIRSLQKQDPEPVKPQELIFHGSELEGLLIDLHPYSQYTLNIRAFNGKGDGPTSSNHIFETPEGVPGPPADLKIQNLNLDSLIVKWMPPVENNGHLTGYLLKFQPINTTDELGPLKELLLAANETSITLENLKHSTHYKFYLNAMTVKGSGPTVTKEGFTMVDEGSAPPSPPPAPPVTQSFQPPFRKATPVGRMFRSVNSSVEEDHAVISWEYSGPDGNVYVEYVVDNSKEPWKTEFVNGTRTYQIKGLKPGMSYRVRVVAKDHSDATVHSTEELLITVPAMTSKQVDIATQGWFIGLMCAIALLILVLLIVCFIKRNKGGKYPVKEKEDAHQDPEIQPMKEDDGTFGEYSDTEDHKPLKGSRTPSNGTVKKDDSDDSLVDYGEGGDGQFNEDGSFIGQYSGKKEKDTAEGNESSEAPSPVNAMNSFV, from the exons ATGGACAGGAAGAGGAGTTGCACGCTCTGTGGAGGAGctgtgatgctgctgctgctgggtcACATGACCACTGCATTAGAAGTGCCTCTAGACC CTAAAGTTCTGGAGGGAT TGCCTCAGCCTCCCACAATAACTCATCAGTCCCCAAAGGATTACATCATCGACCCTCGGGAGAACATCATTATCCACTGCGACGCCAAAGGAAAGCCTCATCCCAG CTTTTCATGGACACGTAATGGCACTCATTTCGATGTTGAAAAGGATTCCAAAGTTATCATGAAGCCCAACTCAGGCACTCTGGTCATTGACATCAGCGGAGAGAAGGCAGAGGCGTATGAGGGTGTTTACCAGTGCATCGCCCGCAACGAGCATGGATCTGCCATGTCCAATAACATTGTCATCCGTCAGTCCA GGTCCCCCTTGTGGTCAAAGGAGAAAATTGAGCCAATCACGGTGCAGAGGGGAATGTCTCTAGTGCTGCAGTGCAGACCCCCAGCTGGCCTGCCCCCTCCAATCATCTTCTGGATGGATAACA ATTTCCAGAGACTTCCCCAAAACAGTCGTGTATCCCAGGCTTTAAACGGAGACCTGTATTTCTCCAACGTGCTCATTGAGGACACCAGAAACGACTACATCTGCTATGCCCGCTTCCCACACACTCAGACTATCCAACAGAAACAGCCCATCACCGTCAACGTACTGGACA TTGAAGCTATGAATGACACTGTGTTGGCAGCTTTTTTGAATGGCTCAGATTTTTGGGGTG ACAGTCCATCTGGGGAGAGAGCGCCCACTTTCATGAACCCACCAGAAACACACAGTAACACCATGGTCCTGAAAGGAGACATGCTGCAGCTGGAATGCATCGCTGATGGCCT TCCAACGCCAGATATCTCCTGGAGCAAGGTGAATGGGGAGCTGCCAAGCGGCCGTTTTTCATTTCACAGCTTCCAGAAAACTCTGAAGATAACGGAGGTGACAGAAGCCGATGGGGGAGATTACCGGTGTTTAGCCAAGAATCGCCTGGGGAGCAACAATCACATCATCACTGTAGTGGTCAGAG CGGCTCCCTTTTGGATCAGTGCCCCTCAGAACCTCATCCTGGCCCCTAAAGAATCTGGAATGCTCATCTGCCGGGCAGAAGGCAACCCTAAACCCACGGTCACATGGTCTGTCAACGGAATTCCCATTGAAA ACTCACACAAGGATCCCAGTCGGAAAATCGAAAATGGCAATATCATCCTCAGTGATGTTCGGACCGGCTCGAGCTCTGTTTACCAGTGCAACGCCTCCAATGAGTACGGTTACCTGCTGGCCAATGCCTTTGTCAGTGTCTTGG CTGAACCTCCGAGGGTGCTGACTCCTCCAAATCATCTATACTCAGTCGTCACTAACAGTAGGGCTCTGTTAGACTGTGCTTCATTTGGCTCGCCACTTCCAAAGATCACATG GTTTAAAGACAGTCAGCGCATAGAGGATGGCGACTCGTACATCATTCATAAAAACAATACCTTAGAGATCAATGTGGCTCGGCCACTAAACAGTGGCAAGTACACCTGCATTGCCTCAAACAGTCTTGGAaacaaagaaaatcatgtttaccTGGAAGTGAAAG AGGCTACACGGATCATCAGACAGCCTGGGTATAAAGTTGTCCAGAGGAACAGAATggctgtgtttgagtgtgaagTCAAACATGAcccctctctctttccctccatGATATGGCTCAAAGACAATATGGAGCTTCCCGACGACACTCG atttgAGGTGGGCTCTGACAGTCTGACTATACATGACGTGAGAGAGGACGATGAGGGCAACTACACCTGCATCAGAAACACCACCCTTGACCAAGATTCAGCCAGCGCCATGCTCACAGTAGTCG AGGCCACACCAACACCACCTATAATAATGG ACCAACCAGACCCGCCCACAGACCTGGAGCTGACAGACCAACGAGAGCGCAGTGTTCAGCTAACATGGACCCCTGGAGATGAAAACAATAGTCCTATTCAAT CgttcctgatccaatatgaagatTCGCTCCACGAGCCTGAAGTATGGGTCAATATGACTGAAGTCTCAGGTACCAGCACCACAGCACACCTGGAGCTCTCCCCGTATGTGTATTACTCCTTCAGGGTCCTGGCACTCAATGACGTGGGTCTGAGTGAACCCAGCGCTCCATCCAGACAGTACAGGACCAATCCTGCAC GGCCTGACGTCAATCCATCAGATGTTAAAGTCATTGGAATGTCACCTGACAGCATGACAATAACTTGGAGG GAGCTGACCGGGCTGGAGTCGAACGGTCCGGGCCTACAGTACAAGGTGAGCTGGAGACAGAAAGATCTGGATCAGCAATGGACTTCACTCAATCTGGCCAATGTCTCGCAATATGTGGTGACAGGAACGCCCACTTTTGCACCCTATGAAGTCACCGTGCAGGCGGTCAATGACTACGGTCATGGTCCCAGACCAGGCGTAGCACAGGGATACTCAGGAGAAGACT TACCAACTGTGGCCCCAGAGAACTTAAAAGTTTCGGTTCAGAGTGGGACAGTGGCTGAAGTGCACTGGGATGCTGTTCCTCTGTCAACAGTACGAGGGCGACTGAATGGATATAAG GTGAGTTACTGGAAAATAAGAAGCCTGCAGAAGCAAGACCCTGAGCCTGTGAAACCACAGGAGCTCATCTTCCACGGGAGTGAGCTGGAGGGTCTTCTGATCGACCTTCATCCCTACAGCCAGTACACCCTCAACATAAGAGCCTTCAACGGGAAAGGAGACGGACCCACCAGCTCTAATCACATATTTGAAACACCAGAGGGAG ttCCTGGGCCTCCTGCAGATTTAAAAATCCAAAATCTGAACCTGGACTCATTGATTGTGAAGTGGATGCCACCTGTAGAAAATAACGGTCACTTGACAGGATACTTGCTCAAATTCCAGCCTA TCAATACAACAGATGAACTTGGGCCGCTCAAAGAGCTGCTTCTAGCAGCAAACGAGACCAGCATCACTCTGGAAAACCTCAAGCACAGCACTCACTACAAGTTCTATTTGAACGCCATGACTGTCAAGGGCTCTGGTCCCACTGTCACAAAAGAGGGCTTCACAATGGTGGACGAAG GCTCAGCCCCCCCTTCACCACCACCAGCCCCCCCTGTTACTCAATCATTCCAGCCCCCGTTTCGCAAGG CGACTCCTGTTGGTCGGATGTTTAGGAGCGTGAACTCCTCGGTGGAGGAGGACCATGCTGTGATAAGCTGGGAATACTCGGGGCCGGATGGGAATGTTTATGTGGAATATGTTGTTGATAACA GTAAAGAACCCTGGAAAACAGAGTTTGTAAATGGCACTCGGACATATCAGATTAAAGGACTTAAGCCCGGGATGTCCTATAGGGTTCGGGTGGTTGCCAAAGACCACTCGGATGCTACGGTCCACAGTACAGAGGAGCTGTTGATTACAGTTCCAG CCATGACTAGCAAGCAGGTTGACATAGCCACGCAGGGCTGGTTTATCGGACTGATGTGTGCCATTGCTTTGCTGATCCTGGTGCTCCTCATCGTTTGCTTTATAAAGAGGAACAAAGGAGGCAAATACCCAG TAAAGGAAAAAGAAGATGCCCATCAAGACCCAGAAATCCAGCCCATGAAAGAGGATGATGGGACATTTGGGGAGTACAG TGACACGGAGGATCACAAGCCCTTGAAAGGCAGCCGGACCCCATCCAATGGGACGGTCAAGAAGGACGACAGTGACGACAGCCTGGTGGATTATGGCGAGGGAGGAGACGGCCAGTTCAATGAGGATGGCTCATTCATCGGCCAGTACAGTGGGAAGAAGGAAAAAGACACGGCGGAGGGCAACGAGAGTTCGGAGGCCCCTTCTCCGGTCAACGCCATGAACTCCTTTGTGTAA